In Vibrio alfacsensis, the following proteins share a genomic window:
- a CDS encoding anaerobic sulfatase maturase, with amino-acid sequence MAFQKKYSNGKTITNSFQTNAIAINKQWAKFFAENNFLLGVSVDGTAEIHDKYRVSVNGKPTFERVKQSIQLLKEYNVEFNTLTVINDQNWDKGKEVYQALKDIGSEYLQFIPIVEVLPECQKNTTSYSPSADPKLAPFSVPADGYGKFMTDVFDEWVCNDIGKIYVNLFDGILARWVGYPAPSCVQAKTCGQAIVIESNGDLYSCDHYVYQDNKIGNIMNTNIAKLAMSKQQRNFGIAKTTMLTDTCKKCEVHELCYGGCPKHRITSIEGERHLQNYLCPSYKHIFHHTNKAMQYMSSAIRRGGTAADALPYMAQFYKV; translated from the coding sequence GTGGCATTTCAAAAGAAATATTCTAACGGTAAAACCATTACTAACAGCTTTCAAACAAATGCTATTGCCATTAATAAGCAGTGGGCAAAGTTCTTTGCTGAAAACAACTTTTTGTTAGGTGTGTCCGTTGATGGGACCGCAGAGATACACGATAAATATCGAGTGTCGGTCAATGGAAAACCGACATTTGAACGTGTTAAACAATCGATTCAGCTCTTAAAGGAATACAACGTTGAATTTAATACGTTGACGGTAATCAATGATCAGAACTGGGATAAAGGGAAAGAAGTCTATCAAGCATTAAAAGACATTGGTTCAGAATACTTACAATTTATTCCCATCGTAGAAGTTCTTCCAGAATGCCAAAAGAACACAACATCCTATTCACCATCAGCAGACCCAAAACTGGCGCCGTTCTCAGTTCCTGCTGATGGTTATGGAAAGTTCATGACGGATGTCTTTGATGAATGGGTTTGTAATGATATTGGCAAGATATACGTCAACCTATTTGACGGAATTCTTGCTCGTTGGGTCGGTTACCCAGCCCCGTCATGCGTTCAAGCTAAAACTTGTGGACAAGCCATTGTCATTGAGAGCAACGGAGATTTGTATTCATGTGATCACTATGTTTATCAAGATAACAAGATCGGAAACATCATGAATACGAACATCGCAAAGCTAGCGATGAGTAAGCAGCAACGTAATTTTGGTATTGCTAAAACAACGATGTTGACTGACACCTGTAAGAAATGTGAAGTTCATGAACTTTGCTATGGTGGGTGCCCAAAACATCGTATCACGTCCATCGAAGGCGAAAGGCACCTTCAAAATTATCTATGCCCTTCTTATAAGCACATTTTCCATCATACAAACAAAGCAATGCAGTACATGTCATCGGCAATTCGCCGGGGTGGAACTGCTGCTGATGCACTGCCATACATGGCGCAATTCTATAAGGTCTAG
- a CDS encoding DUF2264 domain-containing protein: MQKIIKATERPKIPYEHPTVAIYLNTFRQHLTRLWRSKKPFAQNDEKIKRIFSDESISLKNQCEHFANYIAEAFEHYAVDDFTHANYPGMPSQQGARMDAMEGCSRILPTLAIWACKQPIENNDPFKDQKKLAISWLKQAFIAGTNPTHKGYWGDIKDYDQRTCESADLALALWVSKTIVWETFTCEQKAQIMKWFKRVNHIEVVDNNWHLFPLTVQLVIQDLTGEECVDHWRYERVKEFDVGDGWFRDGAKGNYDFYNAWGFHYSLYWIDQINPNFDRHYIRKNLSLFSETFRYFFTPTGLPFFGRSACYRLAATAPLIATLDVQEQEPTRLNVGEVKRALQTNLNYFIANGALKNGVPTQGLFDSDARLTDNYSGPASSLWSLRSLNIALFCGDRVGLWEAEPRLLESEKDDFCSNPLIEAIIIGRRETKEVSVILKMNIS, translated from the coding sequence ATGCAAAAAATCATTAAAGCTACGGAAAGGCCAAAAATTCCTTATGAGCATCCAACCGTTGCGATTTACCTGAATACCTTTCGTCAGCACCTGACAAGGCTCTGGCGTAGCAAAAAGCCATTTGCACAAAACGACGAAAAGATTAAACGTATCTTTTCAGATGAGTCTATATCGTTAAAGAACCAATGTGAGCATTTTGCGAACTATATCGCCGAAGCTTTTGAACATTATGCCGTTGATGATTTTACTCATGCCAATTACCCGGGCATGCCCAGTCAACAAGGGGCACGTATGGATGCTATGGAAGGATGTAGCCGTATTCTCCCTACACTTGCAATCTGGGCGTGCAAACAACCGATAGAAAACAATGACCCGTTTAAAGATCAGAAAAAGCTTGCTATTAGCTGGTTAAAGCAAGCCTTTATCGCAGGCACAAACCCTACCCATAAAGGTTATTGGGGAGACATCAAAGATTATGACCAGCGTACATGTGAAAGTGCTGACTTAGCTCTGGCTCTGTGGGTTAGTAAAACCATCGTATGGGAAACTTTTACATGTGAGCAAAAAGCGCAAATCATGAAATGGTTTAAACGTGTTAACCATATAGAGGTTGTCGATAACAACTGGCATCTATTTCCGTTGACTGTCCAGCTAGTGATTCAAGATTTAACCGGTGAGGAATGTGTTGATCACTGGCGTTATGAAAGAGTGAAAGAGTTTGACGTCGGTGATGGGTGGTTTCGTGATGGCGCTAAAGGAAATTACGATTTTTATAACGCTTGGGGATTCCATTATTCATTGTATTGGATTGACCAGATCAACCCTAACTTTGATCGTCATTATATCAGAAAGAACCTTAGTTTATTTTCAGAGACGTTTCGTTATTTCTTTACACCAACGGGGCTCCCTTTTTTTGGTCGCAGCGCTTGTTATCGCTTAGCTGCTACGGCACCACTCATTGCAACACTTGATGTTCAAGAGCAAGAGCCAACACGATTAAATGTTGGAGAAGTAAAACGTGCGCTACAAACAAACCTGAACTACTTTATTGCCAATGGAGCATTAAAAAATGGCGTTCCAACTCAAGGTCTTTTTGATAGTGATGCGAGACTCACTGACAATTATAGCGGGCCGGCAAGCAGTTTGTGGTCACTACGATCACTCAATATCGCGTTATTTTGTGGCGACAGAGTGGGGCTTTGGGAAGCGGAACCTCGCCTATTGGAATCTGAGAAAGATGACTTTTGTTCGAATCCGCTGATAGAGGCGATAATTATTGGTCGTAGAGAAACGAAAGAGGTTTCAGTTATTTTGAAAATGAATATATCTTAG
- the gltS gene encoding sodium/glutamate symporter, whose protein sequence is MNQVISVGPQESFLVAICVLFLGQFINAKLPILRKFNIPEPIVGGLLVACAITAMHFNGVDLVFDLPLQNTFMLMFFATVGLAANYTQLIKGGAKVFIFLAVASVYILIQNAVGVSLATALGLDPLMGLIAGSITLSGGHGTGAAWSQTFQDMYGLHNVLEVAMASATFGLVVGGIIGSPVAQRLIEKRNLESDYGRTNQTHERFPELVTYNEHEEDRVTAKKVVEGLSIILLCVTGAGYVGDWVSSLGIKWLTVPDFVYALFIGVVITNIMEVTKVRKVDVETVDILGTVSLSLFLAMALMSLKLWNIFDLAVPFLIILAVQSVILAIFAYYVTFRVMGSNYDAAVIASGHCGFGLGATPTAVMNMGSIVNRFGPSPQAFMVVPIVGAFFIDIVNLVILQGCISFIK, encoded by the coding sequence ATGAATCAGGTTATTTCTGTTGGCCCACAAGAGTCGTTTCTTGTCGCAATCTGTGTGTTGTTCTTGGGGCAATTCATCAACGCTAAACTGCCTATTTTAAGGAAATTTAATATTCCAGAGCCGATCGTAGGTGGTTTGCTTGTGGCTTGTGCGATCACGGCAATGCACTTTAATGGTGTAGATTTGGTCTTCGACTTGCCATTGCAAAATACATTTATGTTGATGTTCTTTGCAACGGTTGGTTTAGCCGCAAATTATACACAGTTGATTAAGGGTGGTGCTAAGGTTTTCATCTTCTTAGCGGTCGCTTCGGTTTACATTCTTATTCAAAACGCTGTGGGTGTTTCTTTGGCAACAGCATTAGGCTTAGATCCGTTGATGGGATTGATCGCTGGTTCAATTACCTTATCGGGGGGGCACGGCACGGGGGCGGCTTGGTCACAAACGTTCCAAGACATGTATGGCTTGCACAATGTGCTTGAAGTCGCGATGGCTTCTGCAACTTTTGGTTTGGTTGTCGGTGGCATCATCGGTAGTCCTGTTGCACAACGTTTGATTGAAAAGCGTAACTTGGAATCAGACTACGGGCGTACCAATCAAACACATGAGCGATTCCCTGAATTAGTCACATACAATGAGCATGAAGAAGATCGCGTGACAGCGAAGAAAGTCGTCGAGGGTCTCTCTATCATTTTGTTGTGTGTGACTGGAGCTGGCTACGTTGGTGATTGGGTAAGCTCGCTAGGCATCAAGTGGCTAACCGTTCCGGATTTTGTGTATGCTTTGTTTATTGGTGTAGTGATCACCAACATCATGGAAGTGACCAAAGTGCGTAAAGTGGATGTTGAAACGGTCGACATCCTAGGCACAGTTTCGCTTTCTCTGTTTTTAGCGATGGCGTTGATGAGTTTGAAACTGTGGAACATCTTCGACTTAGCAGTGCCGTTCCTTATCATCCTCGCGGTGCAATCAGTGATTTTAGCGATCTTCGCTTACTACGTAACATTCCGTGTGATGGGCAGCAACTATGATGCAGCGGTTATCGCGAGCGGTCACTGTGGCTTTGGTCTGGGTGCGACACCAACAGCGGTAATGAACATGGGATCAATTGTGAACCGCTTTGGCCCGTCTCCACAGGCGTTCATGGTAGTGCCTATTGTTGGCGCGTTCTTTATCGACATCGTCAACCTAGTGATCCTGCAAGGTTGTATTTCATTTATTAAGTAG
- a CDS encoding carbohydrate-binding family 9-like protein, translating into MKQLLVFAVASVLSISANAGDTYYINYVDKAPVIDSLESDEAWNDANTLTQFTFPWDTKMAPATEFKAVWNEKAVYFRYRVEDKNVTLGEGERGALDSDRVEIFLSTDDKLTKYYTMEIDAKDQIYSAIGTYDSALNKRTSLTEFTWPNLTTSSKLTETGYIVEGSIPMNTLEKLNLLKGADKSELICALMRAEFTKTSTGIDMGWIAWNDPQLPVPNFHNPRPFGTCKLVGK; encoded by the coding sequence ATGAAGCAGTTACTCGTTTTCGCAGTCGCGTCTGTGCTATCTATTTCAGCGAATGCTGGCGACACCTATTACATCAACTATGTCGATAAGGCCCCAGTCATCGACTCACTTGAATCAGATGAAGCATGGAATGATGCTAATACACTAACCCAGTTTACATTTCCATGGGACACAAAGATGGCTCCTGCGACGGAGTTCAAAGCAGTGTGGAATGAAAAGGCAGTTTATTTCCGTTATCGAGTCGAAGATAAGAATGTCACCTTAGGTGAGGGAGAGCGTGGAGCTCTTGATTCAGACCGTGTAGAAATTTTCTTATCAACAGATGATAAGCTTACTAAATACTACACGATGGAAATTGATGCCAAAGACCAAATTTATAGCGCTATTGGTACGTACGACTCTGCATTGAATAAACGGACATCGTTAACGGAGTTCACATGGCCTAACTTGACAACAAGTTCAAAACTAACAGAAACGGGATATATCGTAGAAGGTTCTATTCCGATGAATACGTTAGAAAAGCTAAATCTTCTAAAAGGCGCTGATAAATCTGAACTCATTTGTGCACTTATGAGGGCTGAATTTACTAAAACTAGTACCGGTATCGATATGGGGTGGATTGCATGGAACGATCCACAGCTTCCAGTTCCTAATTTTCATAACCCAAGGCCATTTGGGACGTGTAAACTTGTTGGCAAGTAA
- a CDS encoding chondroitinase family polysaccharide lyase, translating to MKIKLLSILVLSALSTGAMATAPVIYSFEDGVPSWVTSDGEVSSSTKRSINGDHSLFWKFNAGDTLTLTQNIDRINDTSSEVQVITFWMYNENPIKEPIWLVITDATGMTRSTEKIGINFTGWRNVTLSLGKDMSMAFNKDIAKIEFQAPTSTSGALYIDRLMFAMDDDRYQWSDDQVTTRFPVEEIDYELELEPVSSDQIQKAQEIRTRLVNSIVTGSPDIASLEKNFKQFEITKTGDKISGKHLITDKQLRPYNFGFTDKETERPLICEYAVLGESSDQTCLTKGYAKLMLDLAKAYNDENNQGDKDRIAEMYILMSEHMFDQGFVRGSALGTTHHWGYSGRWWYLSALLMEKPLHDSNLLETTYDALTWFSREFRDRGFEMKVTNSSTDMDYFNTLAQQQLSLILLNPNDKERIALLKKFSKFLSGTIDRPIPAYNDGFRPDGTAWRHKGNYPGYSFPAFESLGSLAYIMRGDFGISKPALDIVKKSMITGWISSNPYVPLGLAGRHPFDTLTYKRYSNGLKALALSYENVDEELAAIYLQMSGKTEADSVTIFGKPIKPAALPEGSWSFNGGAYSIHRYDDRMAVFKGYNQDVWASEIYTADNRFGRYQSHGSVHVIPFGGVGDRPDRMGFQQEGWDWNRNPNATTIWLPLSLLESPSDSTVMMLSKEGYAGSTSLENKHTLFGMKHKDSDRTNYEPTFVWNKYVMATDKFIYLTGNNISNDETRYNTETTLFQIGIQTGKGVVINGKQYSSMTKSPVELKSGDWIIDDNGVGYYLVDVDNTYFKRERQESKDDKTEKPTYGDFSVAWINHGHAPEKANYEYIMVMDTNPSEMSAIAKEMKALPRFETLKSNEYHAVLHDKYENIYGYTTFDETEIEAGYLAHIDKPAQILTRVDAKKSEMYISASSLSLNFEKIVQDNGNLLPHPDNAWVPQDISFTVKGLWDLTSGDAEIRHESEDTVVTITSEFGMSKEITLSTDEIPMTPLEPAKPVVPEVPDSDGKSGGSTAPLVMLSLMSLGLFRKRK from the coding sequence ATGAAAATAAAACTCTTATCTATACTCGTACTTTCTGCATTGAGTACAGGTGCAATGGCAACTGCACCTGTGATCTATAGCTTTGAAGATGGTGTGCCTAGTTGGGTGACCTCTGATGGTGAAGTGAGTAGCAGCACAAAACGCTCTATTAACGGTGATCATTCTCTTTTTTGGAAATTCAATGCTGGTGACACTCTGACTCTTACGCAAAACATCGATCGTATTAACGATACAAGTAGCGAAGTGCAAGTCATTACATTCTGGATGTATAACGAAAATCCGATCAAAGAACCTATCTGGCTCGTTATTACCGATGCAACAGGAATGACCCGCTCTACCGAAAAAATCGGCATCAACTTTACTGGTTGGCGAAATGTGACTTTGTCGTTAGGCAAAGACATGTCGATGGCTTTCAATAAAGACATCGCTAAAATTGAATTCCAAGCACCGACCAGTACATCTGGAGCCCTCTACATCGATCGTCTAATGTTTGCTATGGATGACGACCGTTATCAATGGTCTGATGATCAGGTTACGACTCGTTTCCCTGTCGAAGAGATCGATTACGAACTTGAATTAGAACCGGTTTCTAGTGATCAAATTCAAAAAGCGCAAGAGATTCGAACTCGTTTAGTAAACAGCATTGTGACAGGTTCACCTGACATTGCGTCACTAGAGAAAAACTTTAAGCAATTCGAGATTACAAAAACTGGCGACAAAATCTCAGGGAAGCACTTAATCACAGACAAGCAATTACGTCCGTATAACTTTGGATTCACCGACAAAGAAACTGAACGACCTCTAATATGTGAATATGCGGTACTGGGTGAGAGCTCAGATCAAACTTGCTTAACCAAAGGCTATGCGAAGTTAATGCTTGATCTGGCTAAAGCGTACAATGATGAAAACAATCAAGGCGATAAAGATCGCATTGCTGAAATGTACATTCTTATGTCTGAGCATATGTTCGATCAAGGCTTTGTCCGTGGAAGTGCACTAGGTACAACGCACCACTGGGGTTATAGTGGTCGTTGGTGGTATCTGTCTGCTTTGTTGATGGAAAAACCATTGCACGATTCAAACCTATTAGAAACCACATATGACGCGTTGACATGGTTCTCTCGTGAGTTCCGCGATCGTGGTTTCGAAATGAAAGTAACGAATAGTAGTACCGATATGGACTATTTCAACACACTAGCGCAACAACAACTTTCATTAATTCTTTTGAACCCAAATGACAAAGAGCGTATTGCTTTGTTGAAGAAATTCAGCAAATTCTTGTCAGGCACCATCGATCGCCCTATCCCTGCCTATAATGATGGATTCCGTCCCGATGGTACTGCTTGGCGACATAAAGGCAATTACCCAGGATACTCATTCCCTGCATTTGAAAGTCTTGGTAGCCTGGCTTACATCATGCGTGGCGATTTTGGCATATCTAAGCCTGCATTAGATATTGTGAAAAAATCCATGATTACCGGTTGGATTTCTTCTAACCCTTACGTCCCATTAGGTCTTGCTGGTCGCCATCCATTTGACACCTTAACCTACAAACGCTATTCCAACGGTTTGAAAGCTCTCGCTCTAAGCTACGAGAACGTAGACGAAGAACTGGCAGCAATCTATCTACAAATGTCTGGAAAAACCGAAGCTGATTCTGTAACCATATTTGGTAAACCTATCAAGCCTGCCGCATTGCCAGAGGGTTCTTGGTCATTCAATGGTGGTGCTTACTCAATCCACCGTTACGATGACCGTATGGCCGTATTCAAAGGCTACAACCAAGATGTTTGGGCATCCGAAATATACACTGCAGATAACCGTTTTGGCCGTTATCAATCACATGGATCTGTTCACGTCATTCCGTTTGGTGGCGTTGGCGATCGTCCGGATCGTATGGGCTTTCAGCAAGAAGGTTGGGACTGGAACCGTAACCCGAACGCAACAACGATTTGGCTACCACTGTCTCTACTTGAAAGTCCGTCAGATAGTACGGTGATGATGCTTTCTAAAGAGGGTTATGCGGGTTCTACGTCGTTAGAAAACAAGCACACTTTGTTTGGGATGAAACACAAAGACTCTGATCGCACCAACTATGAGCCAACATTTGTTTGGAATAAATACGTGATGGCGACGGACAAATTTATTTACTTAACGGGCAACAACATCAGCAATGATGAAACTCGCTACAACACAGAAACGACACTATTCCAAATAGGTATACAAACGGGTAAAGGAGTGGTTATCAATGGTAAACAATACAGCTCCATGACCAAATCCCCGGTTGAGTTAAAGAGTGGCGACTGGATCATCGATGACAACGGTGTGGGCTATTACCTTGTTGATGTAGACAACACCTATTTCAAACGAGAACGCCAAGAATCGAAAGACGACAAAACGGAAAAGCCAACTTATGGCGATTTCTCTGTGGCATGGATTAATCATGGACATGCACCAGAAAAAGCGAACTATGAATACATCATGGTCATGGATACTAACCCAAGCGAAATGAGCGCGATCGCCAAAGAAATGAAAGCGCTACCTCGATTCGAAACGTTGAAATCAAATGAATATCATGCTGTTCTTCATGACAAATATGAAAACATATATGGTTACACCACATTTGATGAGACTGAGATTGAGGCTGGCTACCTGGCTCACATCGATAAACCGGCCCAAATTCTGACTCGCGTAGACGCAAAGAAGTCCGAAATGTATATTTCGGCGTCTTCTCTATCTTTAAACTTTGAAAAAATCGTTCAAGATAACGGCAACTTACTTCCTCACCCAGATAATGCATGGGTACCGCAAGACATTTCATTTACTGTGAAAGGCCTTTGGGATCTGACATCAGGTGATGCTGAGATTCGCCACGAAAGCGAAGATACTGTGGTTACGATCACAAGTGAATTTGGTATGAGCAAGGAAATCACACTAAGCACAGATGAAATACCAATGACCCCACTTGAACCCGCTAAACCAGTGGTTCCAGAAGTCCCAGATTCTGATGGAAAAAGCGGAGGGTCTACCGCACCATTAGTGATGCTCAGTTTAATGAGCCTTGGTTTGTTTCGTAAACGTAAGTAA
- a CDS encoding sulfatase-like hydrolase/transferase — protein MKLSRRNFLKASGAIGAVGAMSTVTGCMAEEKKPNVLMICIDDLNDWIGGLRGHVQAYTPNIDKLMAKSTNFTNAHCAVPVCGPSRNATFTGMRPETTGWYTNKELGMKNFDQIAEKVLGKTPTLPQHFKANGYTTLACGKIFHHGTSDYRAELQWDLVQAPYEIKNPEFLLRGFGYGQYGVNDHKYYPFPEDGGQIVTTFGPNVAGKSMCWGALDADDIPMGGKMPDEYFADWAIEQLQNDYEKPFLLATGFVRPHMPYTAPKEYFDMFPLDSIQMPELTEDEMKDIPLYGKAMALGVVPGLGDHGAVEKVSPTFWKELVRANLACIAFVDAQIGRVLEAFEQSKYKDNTIVTLWSDHGQNFGEHRNWRKNTLWEESTRIPLVIRRAGQTNGAECKQAVSLMDYYPTLVQLCGLPEVTTNEGLSLVPLLNSPEFDRKAPAVTTWGFRNHAVRDERWRYIRYRDGSEELYDHTIDPNEHHNIAADSQFDGIKKELAQWIPASNILPYGMEDFSTGDFLEKRIQEWEDTQVPEFLL, from the coding sequence ATGAAACTTTCACGTCGAAATTTCTTGAAAGCTTCTGGGGCTATTGGTGCAGTAGGTGCGATGAGTACTGTTACCGGATGCATGGCAGAAGAAAAAAAACCGAACGTACTGATGATTTGTATCGATGACCTTAATGATTGGATTGGTGGGCTACGTGGCCACGTTCAGGCTTATACACCAAACATCGATAAACTCATGGCCAAGTCTACCAACTTTACTAACGCACACTGTGCAGTTCCTGTTTGTGGTCCATCTCGTAACGCAACTTTCACAGGAATGCGCCCAGAGACTACTGGGTGGTATACCAACAAAGAACTCGGTATGAAGAACTTTGATCAGATCGCTGAAAAAGTTCTAGGTAAAACTCCTACTCTGCCTCAACACTTCAAAGCGAATGGTTACACGACTTTAGCATGTGGTAAAATTTTCCATCACGGTACATCAGATTATCGTGCAGAACTTCAATGGGATTTAGTTCAGGCTCCATATGAAATCAAGAACCCTGAATTTTTACTTAGAGGTTTCGGTTATGGACAATATGGTGTCAACGATCACAAATACTACCCGTTCCCTGAAGATGGTGGCCAAATCGTTACGACATTCGGCCCTAATGTCGCCGGTAAATCTATGTGCTGGGGGGCGCTTGATGCTGACGATATCCCTATGGGTGGCAAAATGCCTGATGAGTACTTTGCAGACTGGGCGATCGAGCAGCTTCAAAACGACTACGAAAAACCATTCTTATTAGCGACAGGCTTTGTTCGTCCACATATGCCTTACACCGCACCGAAAGAATACTTCGATATGTTCCCGCTGGATTCTATTCAAATGCCAGAACTCACCGAAGATGAAATGAAAGATATACCTCTTTACGGAAAAGCAATGGCACTAGGTGTAGTCCCTGGCCTTGGAGACCATGGGGCGGTTGAAAAAGTTAGCCCAACATTCTGGAAAGAGTTAGTACGAGCTAACCTCGCTTGTATTGCTTTTGTTGATGCACAAATTGGCCGTGTTCTTGAAGCATTTGAACAGTCCAAATACAAAGACAATACTATCGTCACTCTTTGGTCAGACCATGGTCAGAACTTCGGTGAACACCGTAACTGGCGCAAAAATACACTTTGGGAAGAGTCGACTCGTATTCCTTTAGTCATTAGACGTGCGGGCCAAACTAACGGTGCAGAATGCAAGCAAGCTGTTAGTTTGATGGATTACTACCCAACTCTAGTTCAACTGTGTGGCCTGCCAGAAGTGACCACAAACGAAGGCTTGTCTTTAGTTCCATTATTAAATTCACCTGAGTTTGATCGTAAAGCCCCAGCAGTTACGACATGGGGTTTCCGTAACCATGCGGTTCGTGACGAACGTTGGCGTTATATTCGTTACCGTGATGGCAGCGAAGAGCTATACGACCATACAATCGATCCAAATGAACACCATAACATTGCTGCCGACAGCCAATTTGATGGTATTAAGAAAGAGCTAGCACAGTGGATCCCTGCCTCTAATATTCTCCCTTACGGTATGGAAGACTTTAGTACAGGTGATTTCTTGGAAAAACGAATTCAAGAGTGGGAAGATACTCAAGTTCCTGAGTTCTTGCTATAA
- a CDS encoding sulfatase — translation MSFQKTVLAGMIGVACAAAPIYSTAAEKQPNVLVIVMDDLGKQQLDFAMDEINKEVLEKRFVSERYDVDFDKAYDAAKRAMPNVAQLAKEGVSMTNAYVATPVCGPSRAGILTGRFPHSFGIYSNDDAHFGVPLDVTMLPELFQENGYATANIGKYHNAKITKSKVPENMRTRDYHDNEIPTPEKGFFPNDRGFDYSYSYYASGAAVYNSPAVFRNYENITSWGFLTHNLTNETLSFIDKADKAEQPFFINLAYSVPHIPLEQPAPNNYMSKFDTGNVEVDKYYAHVNASDEGIGQIIAKLKEIGEYENTLIFFLSDNGAVGDSPMPRNGMNKAYKGQRYRGGVNVPFIAHWKGVLPENRTNDTLISAMDILPTALNAAGIDIPESLKVNGVDILPTMKGARNIPHQYLYWAGPRAYHYDAEKNDAFWSQYWNWITYEQPTVEPSPYVEKKSRGEWAIKDQEWSLHFYDDGSKEYELYHYATDVTESKNVAKQHPEKVAAMKAAFYEWIKTKPAPIGWGQDRYQVLTDSAK, via the coding sequence ATGTCATTTCAAAAGACAGTATTAGCAGGGATGATAGGTGTAGCGTGCGCTGCTGCACCTATTTATTCAACTGCTGCTGAAAAACAACCGAACGTTCTTGTTATTGTTATGGACGATTTGGGTAAACAGCAACTTGATTTCGCAATGGATGAAATCAATAAAGAGGTCCTAGAAAAACGTTTTGTCTCGGAACGTTACGATGTTGACTTCGATAAGGCATACGATGCAGCAAAGCGAGCGATGCCTAATGTTGCTCAGCTGGCGAAAGAAGGGGTGAGCATGACCAATGCTTACGTTGCAACGCCAGTATGTGGACCATCTCGTGCAGGTATTCTAACGGGTCGTTTCCCACATAGCTTCGGTATCTATAGTAATGACGATGCGCATTTCGGTGTCCCTTTGGATGTCACAATGCTGCCAGAACTATTCCAAGAAAATGGTTACGCAACAGCAAATATTGGTAAGTACCATAATGCGAAAATTACCAAGAGCAAAGTACCAGAGAACATGAGGACTCGTGATTACCACGATAATGAAATCCCTACACCAGAAAAAGGATTTTTCCCGAATGATCGTGGTTTTGACTACTCTTATTCATATTACGCATCCGGTGCTGCAGTTTACAATTCTCCCGCGGTATTCCGTAACTATGAAAACATCACTTCTTGGGGATTCCTTACTCATAATCTGACGAATGAAACGTTAAGTTTTATCGATAAAGCGGATAAGGCAGAGCAACCATTCTTTATCAACCTTGCTTATTCTGTGCCTCATATCCCGTTGGAGCAACCTGCGCCGAATAATTACATGAGCAAGTTTGATACTGGTAACGTTGAAGTGGACAAATACTATGCTCATGTCAATGCGTCAGACGAGGGTATTGGCCAGATTATCGCAAAACTAAAAGAAATTGGTGAGTACGAAAACACGCTGATCTTCTTCCTGTCAGATAATGGTGCTGTTGGTGACTCTCCAATGCCACGTAACGGCATGAATAAAGCGTATAAAGGCCAGCGTTACCGCGGTGGTGTAAACGTTCCGTTTATTGCTCATTGGAAAGGGGTATTACCTGAAAATCGAACAAACGATACGTTGATCTCAGCAATGGATATACTGCCAACAGCACTGAACGCCGCTGGTATCGATATTCCAGAATCATTGAAAGTAAATGGTGTTGATATTCTGCCAACCATGAAAGGTGCACGTAACATTCCTCACCAATACCTATATTGGGCTGGCCCTCGAGCATACCATTACGATGCTGAAAAGAATGATGCTTTCTGGTCTCAATACTGGAATTGGATTACTTACGAGCAACCTACGGTAGAACCAAGTCCTTACGTTGAGAAGAAATCTCGCGGCGAATGGGCGATCAAAGATCAAGAATGGTCATTGCACTTCTACGATGATGGTAGCAAAGAGTATGAGCTATACCACTATGCGACTGATGTGACAGAGTCGAAAAACGTGGCGAAGCAACACCCAGAAAAAGTTGCCGCAATGAAAGCTGCTTTTTACGAGTGGATTAAAACTAAGCCTGCGCCAATTGGTTGGGGGCAAGATCGCTACCAGGTTTTGACTGACTCAGCGAAATAA